In a single window of the Necator americanus strain Aroian chromosome X, whole genome shotgun sequence genome:
- a CDS encoding hypothetical protein (NECATOR_CHRX.G22242.T2): protein MFNELNEAGKRIGLLINRKKTQSMKNAYCEDGGVQHEGSQIVEKTSYVYLGRSMNMEYDLKKELNRRMRAA, encoded by the coding sequence atgttcaacgaattgaacgaagcagggaagagaataggactgctaataaacagaaagaagacacagtccatgaagaacgcctactgcgaggacggggGAGTACAAcatgaaggctcccaaatcgtggaaaagacgtcatacgtatacctcggacgttctatgaacatggaatacgacttgaagaaagagctgaatagaagaatgagagcagcatga
- a CDS encoding hypothetical protein (NECATOR_CHRX.G22242.T1): MKSLSWEERGIRVDGRFLSNVRFADDIVLFSSSTNEAETMFNELNEAGKRIGLLINRKKTQSMKNAYCEDGGVQHEGSQIVEKTSYVYLGRSMNMEYDLKKELNRRMRAA; the protein is encoded by the coding sequence atgaaatcactttcctgggaagaaaggggcatacgtgttgatgggaGATTTCTCTCAAAcgttcgtttcgcggacgacatcgttctcttttcgagcagtactaatgaagcagaaacgatgttcaacgaattgaacgaagcagggaagagaataggactgctaataaacagaaagaagacacagtccatgaagaacgcctactgcgaggacggggGAGTACAAcatgaaggctcccaaatcgtggaaaagacgtcatacgtatacctcggacgttctatgaacatggaatacgacttgaagaaagagctgaatagaagaatgagagcagcatga
- a CDS encoding hypothetical protein (NECATOR_CHRX.G22243.T1) → MPLCLTFIDLKKALDSVETEAVVEALDNQGVPIQYIKNIIIDVKRGVRQGDTISPKIFTATLENAMRKLEWDDMGVKVDGRQLHHLRFADDIVLITPSISQAERMLTEFDETCECIGLQLNLQKTMFMRNGWVSDAPYKSIEDVVKKARNTRLRAHLFNITILPTLTYASETWAFRKHEENAVSLIERAIERVMLGVSRFTQVRDGIRSSLLRQRSKIRDAAAFTKESKIRWAGHVTRFNDNRWTRAVSDWVPAIISALQEDRRPDGQISSRSPSKKIMMLLVFHAKVGTTGQLWRAIGTNGRITGAHSTSFKINGSQGDQGEGDRRL, encoded by the exons atgccgctctgtctcaccttcatcgacttaaagaaggcgttagactcagttgagacggaagcggtcgtggaagccttggacaaccaaggcgtccccattcagtacataaag aacatcatcattgacgtgaagaggggggtccgacagggtgatacaatttcacccaaaatattcacagccaccctcgagaacgcaatgcgaaagttggaatgggacgacatgggcgtgaaggttgatggtcggcagctacaccatttgcgctttgctgatgacatcgtactgataacacctagcatcagccaagcggaacgaatgctgaccgaattcgacgaaacatgtgaatgcatcggtcttcagctgaatctacaaaagacgatgttcatgcggaacggatgggtctcggatgctccatacaagagcatcgaggatgtagtgaagaaggccaggaacacccggctccgtgctcacctcttcaacatcaCCATACTTCCTACTTTGActtatgcttcagaaacctgggcatttcgcaagcatgaagaaaacgcggtgagcctcattgaacgcgcaattgagagagtgatgctaggagtatcccgtttcacgcaagtgagggacgggattcgaagttctctcctacgtcagcgatcgaagattagagacgccgccgcgtttaccaaggaaagtaaaataaggtgggccggacatgtgacgcgctttaacgacaaccgttggaccagagccgtgagcgactgggttcccgcGATaataagcgcactacaggaagaccgccgacccgatggtcagatttcttcacgaagtccttcaaagaaaattatgatgctcttagTGTTCCACGCGAAAGTAGGAACCACTGGGCAACTCTGgcgcgcgatcgggacaaatggaagaattactggcgcccacTCGACCAGTTttaagatcaacgggagtcaaggtgatcaaggtgaaggtgatcgtcgactatga
- a CDS encoding hypothetical protein (NECATOR_CHRX.G22244.T1) → MSVRNRTALGHDRIRPEHLKSLPPVLINTLTRLFTRYLSEWKVPKQWKTSKTVLLYKKRDPHDIGNYRPICLLSVIYKLFTRVILNRIENVLDEGQPCEQAGF, encoded by the coding sequence atgtcggtaagaaatcgtacggcactcGGTcacgacagaataagaccagaacacctgaagagccttccgccagtactcatcaacaccctgacgaggctctttacacgttatctgtcggaatggaaggttcctaaacaatggaagaccagcaagaccgtgttgttgtataaaaagagagatccacatgacatcggcaactatcgcccaatctgcttactgtccgttatctacaagctctttacaagagtgatccttaataggattgaaaacgTCTTGGacgaaggacagccatgcgagcaagcagggttttga
- a CDS encoding hypothetical protein (NECATOR_CHRX.G22245.T1) — translation MDNIDQEYDRLVEHLHDCAKKAESSKTTKRRLSLETLELIRQRGAARAAGNQELTPELAKLCREAVKEDLKERRAEVLAEAAEAGKSIRYARRDFASRKTRMTALRNPRGTAIASRMGDGENHLRFLL, via the coding sequence atggacaacatcgaccaGGAATATGAcaggctcgttgaacaccttcacgactgcgcgaagaaggctgagagttctaaaaccaccaagaggcgcctgtctcttgagactcttgagctgatacgccaacgtggagcagcacgagccgcagggaaccaagaactcacgcccgagctcgcaaagctttgcagagaggcggtaaaggaagaccttaaagagagaagagcagaagtgctggctgaagctgcagaggcggggaaaagcatccgctatgcccgtcgagacttcgccagtcgcaagacgaggatgactgctctccggaacccgaggggaacagccattgcatcgagaatgggggatggagaaaatcatctacgatttctactctga
- a CDS encoding hypothetical protein (NECATOR_CHRX.G22246.T1), with product MAICTYNARTLASEAAIEDLMMQAKKIKYDVIRLTETRRRYSLNAVYESGEELFLGTCDTTGVGGDGVLVNTNMAKSINSFEQPTTRIGRLRMRRCGPTPALTIFVAYAPTSSYEEEEVKAFYTDLEKFNREDHAFYKVIIGYFNAKVGPRRTPEELHIGTHGLQFNDQGERLSEFIMTTKTIHGNSQFQKPSSLRCTWESPSGGYRNEIDHIIVNKRFCLTDVAVVPKFYTGSIRDHRLLRQRFPFTRRAKKAAKFGGRNPRIIIN from the coding sequence atggcgatctgtacttataacgcacgtacgcttgcatcggaagcggccatcgaagatctgatgatgcaagccaagaagatcaagtacgacgtcatcagactgaccgagacgagacgacgttactctctcaacgccgtatatgaaagtggagaagaactgttcttaggaacatgcgacactacaggtgttggtggagatggcgtcctcgtcaacacgaatatggcaaAGAGCATcaactctttcgaacaacctacgacccgaatcggacgtctgcggatgagaagatgtggcccaacaccagctttgactatcttcgtcgcttacgctccaacatcaagctacgaagaagaagaagtcaaagCTTTCTATACGGACTTGGAGAAGTTcaaccgagaagatcatgccttctacaaggtcataattggctatttcaacgccaaggttggcccaagaagaacgccggaggaacttcacatcgggacccacggcctacaatttaatgaccagggagagaggctctccgagttcatcatgacgactaagaccatccatgggaactcgcaattccagaagccctcgtCTCTACGCTgcacgtgggagtcacccagtggagggtaccgtaatgaaatagaccacatcatcgtcaataaaaggttctgcctgacggacgtcgctgttgtaccaaagttctatacgggatctatacgggaccatcgcctcctccgacaAAGATTtcccttcacaaggagagcaaagaaagccgccaagttcggagggagaaatcccaggattATCATCAACTAG
- a CDS encoding hypothetical protein (NECATOR_CHRX.G22247.T1) yields MEIITERFYSNLFRSSTPVSSPIIPTGEAPPRILPSEVRVAIKSMKSGTAGGPDFISPDFPRANGHPIHVILAAHMTSYVQKERIPDQWKTSQTILIRKEGDREDLRNYRPICLLSVLYKVFTKIHGSPSLEGSQPVTRLRGASLGG; encoded by the coding sequence atggaaatcattacggagaggttctactcgaaccttttccgttcatcaactcctgtgtcaagcccaatcatccccactggcgaagctccaccacggattctcccttcggaagtacgagtcgctatcaagagcatgaaatctgGCACAGCCggcggacctgattttatatcaccAGACTTTCCTCGGGCTAATGGCCATCCaattcatgtaatcttagcagcgcacatgacatcctacgttcagaaagaaaggatcccagaccagtggaagacctcgcaaaCCATTCTTATCCGTAAggaaggtgaccgagaggaccttcggaactaccgcccgatatgcttgctgagtgtgttatacaaagtattcaccaagatccacggatctccctcactagagggatcacaacCGGTtacgaggctacgtggcgcgtccctgGGTGGctga
- a CDS encoding hypothetical protein (NECATOR_CHRX.G22248.T2): protein MSALFQEIKGRQQVFMKAFNAGDAKGAAAVYDPDGYFMPNGRHPVKGRAGIEQYFREDMTDGVQTAQIITEEVNGSSDWAFERGSYHLDGTRGRESGAYLQVWKKVDGEWLIHNDCFNVVKAASK from the exons ATGAGCG CGCTTTTTCAAGAGATTAAAGGTCGTCAGCAGGTCTTTATGAAAGCGTTTAACGCCGGGGATGCGAAAGGAGCAGCAGCCGTGTACGACCCAGACGGTTATTTTATGCCGAATGGACGTCATCCAGTGAAGGGACGTGCTG GCATTGAACAATATTTCAGAGAGGATATGACGGATGGGGTCCAAACAGCACAG ATCATCACTGAAGAGGTCAATGGAAGCAGTGACTGGGCATTTGAAAGAGGCAGCTACCATTTAGATGGAACTCGGGGACGAGAAAGCGGAGCGTACCTCCAAGTATGGAAAAAG GTCGACGGCGAATGGCTCATTCACAATGATTGCTTCAACGTAGTGAAAGCGGCTAGCAAGTAG
- a CDS encoding hypothetical protein (NECATOR_CHRX.G22248.T1), with protein MTNYFRHIPLANSLLNAVNNSLFQEIKGRQQVFMKAFNAGDAKGAAAVYDPDGYFMPNGRHPVKGRAGIEQYFREDMTDGVQTAQIITEEVNGSSDWAFERGSYHLDGTRGRESGAYLQVWKKVDGEWLIHNDCFNVVKAASK; from the exons ATGACCAACTACTTCCGTCACATTCCTCTCGCTAACTCTCTTCTCAACGCAGTCAACAACT CGCTTTTTCAAGAGATTAAAGGTCGTCAGCAGGTCTTTATGAAAGCGTTTAACGCCGGGGATGCGAAAGGAGCAGCAGCCGTGTACGACCCAGACGGTTATTTTATGCCGAATGGACGTCATCCAGTGAAGGGACGTGCTG GCATTGAACAATATTTCAGAGAGGATATGACGGATGGGGTCCAAACAGCACAG ATCATCACTGAAGAGGTCAATGGAAGCAGTGACTGGGCATTTGAAAGAGGCAGCTACCATTTAGATGGAACTCGGGGACGAGAAAGCGGAGCGTACCTCCAAGTATGGAAAAAG GTCGACGGCGAATGGCTCATTCACAATGATTGCTTCAACGTAGTGAAAGCGGCTAGCAAGTAG
- a CDS encoding hypothetical protein (NECATOR_CHRX.G22249.T3), translating into MFIVSPAVQSALATKKGVVALESTVITHGLPYPQNLEIVTKLRTAKSLEEIIRSEGCEPATIALIDGDVHVGLTNTELSKVANSIDAMKVSRRDIAYALNKKVVGGTTVAATMYLAHMAGIEVLATGGIGGVHRGVEQRDIFCQLHCLRAV; encoded by the exons ATGTTCATAGTATCTCCTGCTGTGCAATCTGCTCTGGCTACCAAGAAAGGCGTTGTGGCTCTGGAAAGCACTGTGATCACTCATGGGCTTCCTTATCCGCAGAACCTAGA AATAGTGACCAAATTGAG AACTGCGAAATCTCTGGAGGAAATAATACGCAGCGAAGGATGCGAACCTGCAACAATTGCTCTAATAGACGGAGATGTTCACGTAGGCTTGACCAACACAGAACTGTCAAAAGTTGCCAACTCCATAGACGCTATGAAGGTGTCTCGCAGGGATATAGCTTATGCGTTGAACAAG AAAGTTGTTGGAGGAACGACAGTTGCAGCGACAATGTATCTGGCACATATGGCTGGAATAGAGGTATTAGCTACGGGAGGTATTGGAGGCGTTCACAGAGGAGTCGAACaaa
- a CDS encoding hypothetical protein (NECATOR_CHRX.G22249.T2) → MFIVSPAVQSALATKKGVVALESTVITHGLPYPQNLETAKSLEEIIRSEGCEPATIALIDGDVHVGLTNTELSKVANSIDAMKVSRRDIAYALNKKVVGGTTVAATMYLAHMAGIEVLATGGIGGVHRGVEQRDIFCQLHCLRAV, encoded by the exons ATGTTCATAGTATCTCCTGCTGTGCAATCTGCTCTGGCTACCAAGAAAGGCGTTGTGGCTCTGGAAAGCACTGTGATCACTCATGGGCTTCCTTATCCGCAGAACCTAGA AACTGCGAAATCTCTGGAGGAAATAATACGCAGCGAAGGATGCGAACCTGCAACAATTGCTCTAATAGACGGAGATGTTCACGTAGGCTTGACCAACACAGAACTGTCAAAAGTTGCCAACTCCATAGACGCTATGAAGGTGTCTCGCAGGGATATAGCTTATGCGTTGAACAAG AAAGTTGTTGGAGGAACGACAGTTGCAGCGACAATGTATCTGGCACATATGGCTGGAATAGAGGTATTAGCTACGGGAGGTATTGGAGGCGTTCACAGAGGAGTCGAACaaa